One Sanguibacter keddieii DSM 10542 genomic window carries:
- a CDS encoding ROK family transcriptional regulator, with amino-acid sequence MAQAQRSASTSVIVDAIRASGTVSRVGLTVTTGLTGATVSTVVRRLIDDGLVVETGRAESTGGKPRVLLELDPTARYAVGVHLDHASITCTVTDLAGTSVALSTHPGPGTRSPAEVLVETAAEVDRLVDEAGVDRSRVLGIGFVAPGPLTSDGGMHRTPPEMRAWTDYPITSELGRLTGLPVVLENDATASAIGEHWAGGTGTENSFAVLYMGTGLGAGLVLDGVAYRGSSGNAGEIGHTTLDLDGPVCWCGTRGCVEVLAGPAAVVAEARRSPDLAAAAGLSTGTSGSEPQPSVVSDLAAVARAAAAGHPGARDVLERSARYVAAAALTAVNLLDVRMLVLTGASLAAAGDIYLPAVRGVLASSLFARGAHPVDVRLSRTAATAPALGGAALVLQTHLVPAPGPLTSPGPLAPPRHGTPPGEPTPLST; translated from the coding sequence ATGGCACAGGCGCAGCGCAGCGCGAGCACGTCGGTGATCGTCGACGCCATCCGGGCGTCCGGCACCGTCTCGCGCGTCGGGCTCACGGTGACGACCGGGCTCACCGGCGCGACCGTCTCGACGGTCGTACGGCGCCTCATCGACGACGGCCTCGTCGTCGAGACCGGACGCGCCGAGTCGACCGGCGGCAAGCCGCGGGTGCTGCTCGAGCTCGACCCGACCGCGCGCTACGCGGTCGGCGTGCACCTCGACCACGCCTCCATCACCTGCACGGTGACCGACCTCGCGGGCACCTCGGTCGCGCTGTCGACCCACCCCGGACCGGGGACCCGGTCCCCCGCGGAGGTCCTCGTGGAGACCGCCGCAGAGGTCGACCGGCTGGTCGACGAGGCCGGGGTGGACCGCAGCAGGGTCCTCGGCATCGGGTTCGTCGCGCCGGGCCCGCTGACCTCGGACGGCGGCATGCACCGCACCCCGCCAGAGATGCGCGCGTGGACGGACTACCCGATCACCTCCGAGCTCGGCCGGCTCACCGGGCTGCCCGTGGTGCTCGAGAACGACGCCACGGCCTCGGCCATCGGCGAGCACTGGGCCGGCGGGACAGGGACCGAGAACAGCTTCGCGGTGCTCTACATGGGCACCGGGCTCGGTGCCGGCCTGGTGCTCGACGGCGTCGCCTACCGCGGGTCGAGCGGCAACGCCGGCGAGATCGGCCACACCACCCTCGACCTCGACGGCCCCGTGTGCTGGTGCGGGACCCGCGGGTGCGTCGAGGTCCTCGCCGGACCGGCCGCGGTGGTCGCCGAGGCGCGCCGCTCACCCGACCTCGCCGCGGCCGCCGGCCTCTCGACAGGCACCTCCGGCTCCGAGCCCCAGCCGTCGGTGGTGAGCGACCTCGCGGCCGTCGCCCGGGCAGCGGCCGCGGGCCACCCGGGAGCGCGCGACGTCCTCGAGCGCTCCGCCCGGTACGTCGCCGCCGCGGCGCTGACCGCCGTGAACCTCCTCGACGTCCGGATGCTCGTGCTCACCGGGGCGAGCCTGGCCGCGGCTGGTGACATCTACCTGCCTGCGGTGCGCGGGGTCCTCGCCTCCTCGCTCTTCGCCCGCGGCGCGCACCCCGTCGACGTCCGGCTGTCCCGCACCGCCGCGACAGCACCGGCCCTCGGTGGCGCCGCCCTCGTCCTGCAGACGCACCTGGTGCCGGCACCAGGACCTCTCACCTCTCCAGGCCCCCTCGCCCCTCCTCGCCACGGCACCCCGCCGGGCGAGCCCACCCCCCTGTCGACGTAG
- a CDS encoding glycoside hydrolase family 2 protein, which yields MISQTLHTGWTLRATGGPVPTELAPRLLDADVPAQVPGTAHTDLLDAGLIPDPYLDLNETALAWMHLVDWRYQTTFTATAAADGEHLDLVFDGLDTVATVTLNGTVVGRTANQHRGYRFDVAGLVVEGENHLVVDLRSALAHAREVADEIVLRPRAYDHPFNMVRKMACSFGWDWGPDLQTAGIWKGVRLERWTLAHLQQVRPLVTVGPDGTGHVDVHVDLGRGVDDRHHGDVVLTAALAAGHGIGDHVATVTVTPGESTAVVHLEVPGAPLWWPVGYGEHPLFDLSLTLGTTDGETLQTYERRIGFRTVELDTTPDDVGTPFTISVNGQAVFVKGANWIPDDHLLTRITRDRLERRVDQALDANMNLLRVWGGGIYETEDFYDVCDERGVMVWQDFLLACAAYPEEEPVWSEMEAEARENVARLTPHASLVLWNGGNENLWGYLDWGWQQDLEGRTWGFRYYTELFPAIVAELDPTRPYCDGSPYSPGYSAEVDGGAPTFHPNDADHGTRHEWEVWNRVDYTTYRDQVPRFSSEFGFQGPPAWTTLTRSIPEAALTKESPEFLLHQKAADGNLKLDRGLEPHLPTPSAFDDWHWTTQLNQAHAVQYGIEHYRSYWPRTAGSIVWQLNDCWPVTSWAAVDGDERPKPLFYALRHAYADRLLTVQPREGVPTLVVVNDHAEAWEGEVTLRRVDVTGAAQGETEQVSVAVPARSVHEVPLSAALTTPGDATREVLVAELDDVREIHLFAEPKDLVLDPAAVDVEVRAVDGGLVVDVSAATLALDVSVLADRIVPDGVVDDMLVSLLPGESHTFVVSSGTGVSAERVAELGTPESVASVVRSVNSCARS from the coding sequence ATGATCAGCCAGACGCTGCACACCGGATGGACCCTGCGAGCCACGGGCGGACCGGTGCCCACCGAGCTGGCGCCACGGCTCCTCGACGCCGACGTCCCGGCGCAGGTGCCCGGGACCGCGCACACCGACCTCCTCGACGCCGGGCTGATCCCCGACCCCTACCTCGACCTCAACGAGACCGCCCTCGCCTGGATGCACCTGGTCGACTGGCGCTACCAGACCACCTTCACCGCGACGGCCGCCGCGGACGGCGAGCACCTCGACCTCGTCTTCGACGGCCTCGACACCGTCGCGACCGTGACGCTCAACGGGACCGTCGTCGGGCGCACCGCCAACCAGCACCGCGGGTACCGGTTCGACGTCGCAGGGCTCGTCGTCGAGGGCGAGAACCACCTGGTCGTCGACCTGCGGTCCGCCCTCGCCCACGCCCGCGAGGTCGCCGACGAGATCGTGCTGCGCCCCCGCGCCTACGACCACCCCTTCAACATGGTCCGCAAGATGGCCTGCTCCTTCGGCTGGGACTGGGGGCCCGACCTCCAGACCGCGGGCATCTGGAAGGGCGTCCGCCTCGAGCGCTGGACCCTCGCGCACCTCCAGCAGGTCCGCCCCCTCGTGACCGTCGGGCCCGACGGCACCGGCCACGTCGACGTGCACGTCGACCTCGGACGCGGCGTCGACGACCGCCACCACGGGGACGTCGTCCTCACCGCCGCGCTCGCGGCCGGCCACGGCATCGGGGACCACGTCGCGACGGTCACGGTCACACCCGGGGAGTCGACCGCCGTCGTGCACCTCGAGGTCCCGGGCGCCCCGCTCTGGTGGCCGGTCGGCTACGGCGAGCACCCCCTCTTCGACCTCTCGCTGACCCTCGGCACGACCGACGGCGAGACGCTCCAGACCTACGAGCGCCGCATCGGCTTCCGCACCGTCGAGCTCGACACGACTCCCGACGACGTCGGCACGCCCTTCACGATCTCGGTCAACGGCCAGGCGGTCTTCGTCAAGGGCGCCAACTGGATCCCGGACGACCACCTGCTCACCCGCATCACCCGCGACCGCCTCGAGCGACGCGTCGACCAGGCGCTCGACGCCAACATGAACCTGCTGCGCGTCTGGGGCGGCGGCATCTACGAGACCGAGGACTTCTACGACGTCTGCGACGAGCGCGGCGTCATGGTCTGGCAGGACTTCCTCCTCGCCTGCGCGGCCTACCCGGAGGAGGAGCCGGTCTGGTCCGAGATGGAGGCCGAGGCGCGCGAGAACGTCGCGCGGCTCACCCCGCACGCCTCGCTGGTGCTGTGGAACGGCGGCAACGAGAACCTCTGGGGCTACCTCGACTGGGGCTGGCAGCAGGACCTCGAGGGTCGGACCTGGGGCTTCCGGTACTACACGGAGCTCTTCCCGGCGATCGTGGCCGAGCTCGACCCGACGCGCCCGTACTGCGACGGCTCGCCCTACAGCCCGGGCTACAGCGCCGAGGTCGACGGCGGGGCGCCGACCTTCCACCCGAACGACGCGGACCACGGCACGCGTCACGAGTGGGAGGTGTGGAACCGCGTCGACTACACCACCTACCGCGACCAGGTCCCGCGCTTCAGCTCGGAGTTCGGCTTCCAGGGGCCGCCCGCGTGGACCACGCTCACCCGGTCGATCCCGGAGGCGGCGCTCACCAAGGAGTCGCCGGAGTTCCTGCTCCACCAGAAGGCCGCCGACGGCAACCTCAAGCTCGACCGCGGGCTCGAGCCGCACCTGCCCACGCCGTCGGCCTTCGACGACTGGCACTGGACCACCCAGCTCAACCAGGCGCACGCCGTGCAGTACGGCATCGAGCACTACCGCTCGTACTGGCCGCGGACGGCCGGCTCGATCGTCTGGCAGCTCAACGACTGCTGGCCCGTGACGTCGTGGGCCGCGGTCGACGGCGACGAGCGGCCCAAGCCGCTGTTCTACGCGCTGCGCCACGCCTACGCGGACCGGCTGCTCACCGTGCAGCCGCGCGAGGGTGTCCCGACCCTCGTGGTGGTCAACGACCACGCCGAGGCCTGGGAGGGCGAGGTGACGCTGCGTCGCGTGGACGTCACCGGCGCCGCGCAGGGCGAGACCGAGCAGGTCTCGGTCGCGGTGCCGGCGCGCTCGGTCCACGAGGTGCCGCTCTCGGCCGCGCTGACGACCCCCGGTGACGCGACGCGCGAGGTGCTCGTCGCCGAGCTCGACGACGTCCGCGAGATCCACCTCTTCGCCGAGCCCAAGGACCTGGTGCTCGACCCGGCCGCGGTGGACGTCGAGGTCCGGGCCGTCGACGGTGGGCTCGTCGTCGACGTGTCGGCCGCGACCCTGGCCCTCGACGTGTCGGTCCTCGCCGACCGCATCGTCCCCGACGGGGTCGTCGACGACATGCTCGTCTCCCTGCTCCCGGGGGAGTCGCACACCTTTGTCGTGTCGAGCGGCACCGGGGTCTCGGCAGAACGTGTCGCCGAGCTGGGCACGCCGGAGTCCGTGGCGTCGGTGGTCCGGTCGGTCAACAGCTGCGCGAGGTCCTGA
- a CDS encoding GH1 family beta-glucosidase has translation MTAAGTAARQFPADFVWGSATASYQIEGAATEGGRGPSIWDTFSHTPGKTLNGDTGDQADDHYHRWAEDVQHIKDLGLDAYRFSISWSRVQPGGTGEFNPEGIAFYSALVDGLLEAGVRPVVTLYHWDLPQELEDEGGWANRATAEAFAVYARRMAEELGDRIDVWTTLNEPWCSAYLGYGSGVHAPGRTEPAAALAAVHHLNLAHGLAALAIREVLGDAAKVSITLNLHVIRPDDPASAADLDAVRKIDALANRAFLGPALDGAYPDDLLADTAHVTDWSFVLPGDGEITRQRLDVLGVNYYSTVRVRHFEGDGEAAQNDGHGASAASPWIGVTDVEFLQQPGPYTAMGWNIDPAGMTELLLTVRDAYPEQPMMITENGAAFYDEVSDDGRVHDPLRVSYLHDHVDAVGAAIDAGADVRGYFAWSLLDNFEWGYGYDRRFGIVRVDYDTFERTWKDSAFWYRTLATTGTLPAVDDVRY, from the coding sequence ATGACCGCAGCAGGCACCGCCGCCCGCCAGTTCCCCGCAGACTTCGTCTGGGGTTCCGCGACGGCCTCGTACCAGATCGAGGGAGCAGCGACCGAGGGAGGCCGCGGCCCGTCCATCTGGGACACGTTCTCGCACACCCCCGGCAAGACGCTCAACGGCGACACCGGCGACCAGGCCGACGACCACTACCACCGGTGGGCCGAGGACGTGCAGCACATCAAGGACCTCGGGCTCGACGCCTACAGGTTCTCGATCTCGTGGTCGCGCGTGCAGCCCGGCGGCACGGGGGAGTTCAACCCCGAGGGCATCGCCTTCTACTCGGCGCTCGTCGACGGCCTCCTCGAGGCCGGGGTCAGGCCCGTCGTCACGCTCTACCACTGGGACCTCCCGCAGGAGCTCGAGGACGAGGGCGGCTGGGCCAACCGCGCGACCGCCGAGGCCTTCGCGGTCTACGCCCGCCGCATGGCCGAGGAGCTCGGCGACCGGATCGACGTCTGGACCACCCTCAACGAGCCCTGGTGCTCCGCCTACCTCGGGTACGGGTCGGGCGTCCACGCGCCGGGCCGCACCGAGCCCGCGGCCGCGCTCGCCGCGGTCCACCACCTCAACCTCGCCCACGGCCTCGCGGCCCTCGCGATCCGTGAGGTCCTCGGCGACGCCGCCAAGGTGTCCATCACGCTCAACCTGCACGTGATCCGCCCCGACGACCCCGCCTCGGCGGCCGACCTCGACGCCGTGCGGAAGATCGACGCCCTCGCCAACCGGGCTTTCCTCGGCCCGGCGCTCGACGGCGCCTACCCCGACGACCTCCTCGCCGACACCGCGCACGTGACCGACTGGTCCTTCGTGCTCCCGGGCGACGGTGAGATCACCCGCCAGCGCCTCGACGTGCTGGGCGTCAACTACTACTCGACCGTCCGCGTCCGTCACTTCGAGGGCGACGGCGAGGCCGCGCAGAACGACGGCCACGGCGCCTCGGCGGCCTCCCCGTGGATCGGCGTCACCGACGTCGAGTTCCTCCAGCAGCCGGGCCCCTACACGGCGATGGGCTGGAACATCGATCCCGCCGGCATGACCGAGCTGCTGCTCACCGTCCGCGACGCCTACCCCGAGCAGCCGATGATGATCACCGAGAACGGCGCCGCGTTCTACGACGAGGTCTCCGACGACGGCCGCGTGCACGACCCGCTGCGGGTGTCCTACCTGCACGACCACGTCGACGCAGTCGGCGCGGCCATCGACGCCGGCGCCGACGTCCGCGGGTACTTCGCCTGGTCGCTCCTCGACAACTTCGAGTGGGGCTACGGCTACGACCGCCGCTTCGGCATCGTCCGCGTCGACTACGACACCTTCGAGCGCACCTGGAAGGACTCGGCGTTCTGGTACCGGACCCTCGCCACCACCGGCACGCTGCCGGCCGTGGACGACGTCCGGTACTGA
- the nrdH gene encoding glutaredoxin-like protein NrdH produces the protein MSITVYSKPACVQCDATYRALDKKGIDYTIVDISADPEALEMVRGLGYLQAPVVVAGDEHWSGFRPDQINALAAKVSASVA, from the coding sequence ATGAGCATCACGGTCTACAGCAAGCCGGCGTGCGTCCAGTGCGACGCGACGTACCGAGCCCTCGACAAGAAGGGCATCGACTACACCATCGTCGACATCAGCGCGGACCCGGAAGCCCTCGAGATGGTCCGCGGCCTCGGCTACCTCCAGGCCCCCGTCGTCGTCGCCGGCGACGAGCACTGGTCCGGGTTCCGCCCCGACCAGATCAACGCGCTCGCGGCCAAGGTGTCCGCGTCCGTCGCCTGA
- the nrdI gene encoding class Ib ribonucleoside-diphosphate reductase assembly flavoprotein NrdI, with amino-acid sequence MARLVYFSSTSENTHRFVQKLDVEAQRIPLRPADGFLQVDEPYVLVVPTYGGGNDGGAVPRQVVKFLNDQQNRSLIRGVIAAGNTNFGEAYCLAGAIVSQKCSVPYLYGFELLGTTEDVLRVREGLEQFWQRQSLKSA; translated from the coding sequence GTGGCACGCCTCGTCTACTTCTCCAGCACCTCGGAGAACACCCACAGGTTCGTCCAGAAGCTCGACGTCGAGGCGCAGCGCATCCCGCTGCGCCCGGCGGACGGGTTTCTCCAGGTCGACGAGCCCTACGTCCTGGTCGTCCCGACCTACGGCGGAGGCAACGACGGCGGGGCAGTGCCCCGTCAGGTCGTCAAGTTCCTCAACGACCAGCAGAACCGGTCGCTCATCCGGGGCGTCATCGCCGCCGGGAACACCAACTTCGGCGAGGCCTACTGCCTCGCCGGCGCCATCGTCTCCCAGAAGTGCTCCGTGCCGTACCTCTACGGCTTCGAGCTCCTCGGGACGACCGAGGACGTTCTCCGCGTCCGCGAAGGATTGGAACAGTTTTGGCAACGACAGTCACTGAAGTCGGCCTAG
- the nrdE gene encoding class 1b ribonucleoside-diphosphate reductase subunit alpha, translating into MATTVTEVGLETELDYHSLNAMLNLYGPDGEIQFDKDRQAARQYFLQHVNQNTVFFHSLEEKLEYLVENKYYEPEILAKYTPAFVKSLFDLAYSKKFRFETFLGAFKYYTSYTLKTFDGKRYLERFEDRVCMVALTLADGDETTAVNVVEEIIAGRFQPATPTFLNSGKAQRGEAVSCFLLRIEDNMESIARGINSALQLSKRGGGVALLLSNIREHGAPIKHIENQSSGVIPVMKLLEDSFSYANQLGARQGAGAVYLHAHHPDIMRFLDTKRENADEKIRIKTLSLGVVIPDITFELARKNEDMYLFSPYDVERVYGKPFADVAISEKYHEMVDDGRIRKTKIKAREFFQTLAELQFESGYPYVMFEDTVNAANPIKGRITHSNLCSEILQVSTPSTYNDDLSYEHIGRDISCNLGSMNIAKAMDSPDFAKTIDTAIRALTAVSDQTSIDSVPSIRRANESGHAIGLGQMNLHGYLARERVFYGSEEGIDFTNIYFYTVAFHAIAASNRLAIERKRFFGGFEDSKYATGEYFDKYTDQVWEPATDRVRQIFADAGVHIPTQQDWAELKASVMEHGIYNQNLQAVPPTGSISYINNSTSSIHPVASKIEIRKEGKIGRVYYPAPYLTNDNLEYYQDAYEIGYEKIIDTYAAATQHVDQGLSLTLFFKDTATTRDVNRAQIYAWRKGIKTLYYIRLRQLALEGTEVEGCVSCML; encoded by the coding sequence TTGGCAACGACAGTCACTGAAGTCGGCCTAGAGACCGAGCTCGACTACCACTCGCTCAACGCGATGCTCAACCTCTACGGACCGGACGGCGAGATCCAGTTCGACAAGGACCGGCAGGCTGCGCGGCAGTACTTCCTGCAGCACGTCAACCAGAACACGGTCTTCTTCCACAGCCTCGAGGAGAAGCTCGAGTACCTCGTCGAGAACAAGTACTACGAGCCCGAGATCCTCGCGAAGTACACCCCCGCCTTCGTGAAGTCGCTCTTCGACCTCGCGTACTCCAAGAAGTTCCGCTTCGAGACCTTCCTCGGCGCCTTCAAGTACTACACCTCGTACACGCTCAAGACCTTCGACGGCAAGCGCTACCTCGAGCGCTTCGAAGACCGCGTCTGCATGGTGGCCCTGACCCTCGCCGACGGCGACGAGACCACGGCCGTCAACGTCGTCGAGGAGATCATCGCCGGGCGCTTCCAGCCCGCCACCCCCACCTTCCTCAACTCGGGCAAGGCGCAGCGCGGCGAGGCCGTCTCCTGCTTCCTCCTCCGCATCGAGGACAACATGGAGTCGATCGCCCGCGGCATCAACTCCGCCCTCCAGCTCTCCAAGCGCGGCGGCGGCGTCGCCCTCCTGCTCAGCAACATCCGTGAGCACGGCGCACCCATCAAGCACATCGAGAACCAGTCCTCCGGCGTCATCCCCGTGATGAAGCTCCTCGAAGACTCCTTCTCCTACGCCAACCAGCTCGGAGCGCGCCAGGGCGCCGGAGCCGTGTACCTGCACGCGCACCACCCCGACATCATGCGGTTCCTCGACACCAAGCGTGAGAACGCCGACGAGAAGATCCGCATCAAGACGCTCTCGCTCGGTGTCGTCATCCCCGACATCACCTTCGAGCTCGCCCGCAAGAACGAGGACATGTACCTCTTCTCGCCCTACGACGTCGAGCGCGTCTACGGCAAGCCCTTCGCCGACGTCGCCATCTCCGAGAAGTACCACGAGATGGTCGACGACGGACGCATCCGCAAGACGAAGATCAAGGCCCGCGAGTTCTTCCAGACCCTCGCCGAGCTCCAGTTCGAGTCCGGCTACCCGTACGTCATGTTCGAGGACACCGTCAACGCGGCCAACCCCATCAAGGGCCGCATCACGCACTCGAACCTCTGCTCCGAGATCCTCCAGGTCTCGACCCCGTCGACCTACAACGACGACCTCTCGTACGAGCACATCGGGCGCGACATCTCCTGCAACCTCGGCTCCATGAACATCGCCAAGGCCATGGACTCGCCCGACTTCGCCAAGACCATCGACACCGCGATCCGTGCCCTCACCGCCGTCTCCGACCAGACGAGCATCGACTCCGTCCCGTCGATCCGACGCGCCAACGAGTCCGGCCACGCCATCGGCCTCGGCCAGATGAACCTCCACGGCTACCTCGCACGCGAGCGGGTGTTCTACGGCTCCGAAGAGGGCATCGACTTCACCAACATCTACTTCTACACGGTCGCCTTCCACGCGATCGCAGCGTCCAACCGCCTCGCCATCGAGCGCAAGCGCTTCTTCGGCGGGTTCGAGGACTCCAAGTACGCCACCGGCGAGTACTTCGACAAGTACACCGACCAGGTGTGGGAGCCCGCCACCGACCGCGTCCGCCAGATCTTCGCCGACGCCGGCGTGCACATCCCCACCCAGCAGGACTGGGCCGAGCTCAAGGCATCCGTCATGGAGCACGGCATCTACAACCAGAACCTCCAGGCCGTGCCGCCGACCGGTTCCATCAGCTACATCAACAACTCGACCTCCTCGATCCACCCCGTGGCCTCGAAGATCGAGATCCGCAAGGAAGGCAAGATCGGGCGCGTCTACTACCCGGCGCCGTACCTCACCAACGACAACCTGGAGTACTACCAGGACGCGTACGAGATCGGCTACGAGAAGATCATCGACACCTACGCCGCGGCCACGCAGCACGTCGACCAGGGACTCTCGCTCACGCTGTTCTTCAAGGACACCGCGACCACGCGTGACGTCAACCGCGCGCAGATCTACGCGTGGCGCAAGGGGATCAAGACGCTGTACTACATCCGGTTGCGTCAGCTGGCGCTGGAGGGGACCGAGGTCGAGGGTTGCGTCTCCTGCATGCTGTGA
- the nrdF gene encoding class 1b ribonucleoside-diphosphate reductase subunit beta, whose product MSTGKLKLVSRVQAINWNRVEDEKDSEVWDRLTGNFWLPEKVPVSNDIQSWATLTPVEKELTTRVFTGLTLLDTIQGTVGAVSLIPDAITPHEEAVYTNIAFMESVHAKSYSSIFSTLISTQEIDDAFRWSEENANLQRKAEIVLEYYHGDSPLKRKVASTLLESFLFYSGFYLPMYWSSRAKLTNTADLIRLIIRDEAVHGYYIGYKYQKGLEKLSPAERDEMKAYTFELLFELYENEVQYTADLYDGVGLTEDVKKFLRYNANKALMNLGYEGLFPKDETDVNPAILSALSPNADENHDFFSGSGSSYVIGKAVNTEDEDWDF is encoded by the coding sequence ATGTCCACCGGAAAGCTCAAGCTGGTCAGCCGGGTCCAGGCGATCAACTGGAACCGTGTCGAGGACGAGAAGGACTCCGAGGTCTGGGACAGGCTCACGGGGAACTTCTGGCTGCCCGAGAAGGTCCCGGTGTCCAACGACATCCAGTCGTGGGCGACGCTCACGCCCGTCGAGAAGGAGCTCACCACCCGTGTGTTCACGGGGCTGACGCTCCTCGACACCATCCAGGGGACCGTCGGTGCCGTCAGCCTCATCCCTGACGCCATCACGCCGCACGAGGAAGCCGTCTACACGAACATCGCGTTCATGGAGTCGGTCCACGCCAAGAGCTACTCCTCGATCTTCTCCACGCTCATCTCCACGCAGGAGATCGACGACGCGTTCCGCTGGTCGGAGGAGAACGCCAACCTCCAGCGCAAGGCCGAGATCGTCCTCGAGTACTACCACGGCGACTCGCCCCTCAAGCGGAAGGTCGCCTCGACGCTGCTCGAGTCCTTCCTCTTCTACTCCGGCTTCTACCTGCCGATGTACTGGTCCAGCCGCGCCAAGCTCACCAACACGGCCGACCTCATCCGCCTCATCATCCGCGACGAGGCCGTCCACGGGTACTACATCGGCTACAAGTACCAGAAGGGACTCGAGAAGCTCAGCCCCGCCGAGCGCGACGAGATGAAGGCCTACACCTTCGAGCTCCTCTTCGAGCTCTACGAGAACGAGGTCCAGTACACCGCCGACCTCTACGACGGTGTCGGCCTCACCGAGGACGTCAAGAAGTTCCTGCGGTACAACGCCAACAAGGCGCTCATGAACCTCGGCTACGAAGGCCTCTTCCCCAAGGACGAGACCGACGTCAACCCCGCGATCCTCTCGGCCCTCAGCCCCAACGCCGACGAGAACCACGACTTCTTCTCCGGCTCCGGCTCCTCCTACGTCATCGGCAAGGCCGTCAACACCGAAGACGAGGACTGGGACTTCTGA
- a CDS encoding phosphoribosyltransferase: MSELSTPSPAREVLTWETFGVASRELAEKVVASGFLPDVVVAVARGGLLPGGAVAYALGTKGVGTLNVEFYTDIGETLPDPRVLPPLMDTSELPGSKVLVVDDVADSGRTLELVMRMMAAKGVEARSAVLYSKPRSIVTPDYSWKDTDLWITFPWSAQPPVEGAHTAAPE; this comes from the coding sequence GTGAGCGAACTCAGCACCCCCAGCCCTGCCCGTGAAGTCCTGACGTGGGAGACCTTCGGTGTCGCCTCGCGTGAGCTGGCCGAGAAGGTGGTGGCGAGCGGGTTCCTCCCCGACGTCGTCGTCGCGGTCGCCCGGGGCGGCCTGCTCCCCGGTGGTGCTGTCGCCTACGCCCTGGGCACCAAGGGCGTCGGGACGCTCAACGTCGAGTTCTACACGGACATCGGCGAGACCCTCCCGGACCCGCGCGTCCTGCCGCCCCTCATGGACACCTCGGAGCTGCCCGGCTCGAAGGTCCTCGTCGTCGACGACGTGGCCGACTCGGGCCGCACCCTCGAGCTCGTGATGCGGATGATGGCGGCCAAGGGCGTGGAGGCCCGCTCCGCGGTCCTGTACTCCAAGCCTCGCTCCATCGTCACGCCGGACTACTCGTGGAAGGACACGGACCTGTGGATCACCTTCCCCTGGTCCGCCCAGCCGCCCGTCGAGGGCGCGCACACCGCTGCTCCCGAGTGA
- a CDS encoding FKBP-type peptidyl-prolyl cis-trans isomerase, with protein MKHRTARGVTALTIATALLLAGCGSSDGDDATPSASATDAAAEAPEPTAEDVAALDAVTVTGDAGTEPTLEFESPLTVTAPTVRVLDEGTGDEMTEASLASMQSVVYNAADGTVVDSSWSEEAAPEWDLATDFSGVPALQEALVGKKVGTRILFAQTGSDGATYLYVFDSVSVRDTPTRAEGEVVAPADGLPTVTLAEDGAPSISIPDGYTAPAELVAQTLIKGTGPVVTEGQNVQVQYTGWKVADGEQFDSSWERGAPFVVNGLGSGQVIAGWDQGLVGQTVGSQVLLVIPKDLAYGASEGSELKDDDLVFVVDILRAG; from the coding sequence TTGAAGCACCGCACCGCGCGCGGAGTGACCGCGCTCACCATCGCCACCGCGCTCCTCCTCGCGGGATGCGGAAGCTCCGACGGAGACGACGCCACCCCCTCGGCCAGCGCGACCGACGCTGCGGCCGAGGCTCCAGAACCCACCGCCGAGGACGTCGCGGCCCTCGACGCCGTCACCGTGACCGGTGACGCCGGCACCGAGCCGACTCTCGAGTTCGAGTCGCCGCTCACCGTCACGGCACCGACCGTGCGGGTCCTCGACGAGGGCACCGGCGACGAGATGACCGAGGCGAGCCTCGCGTCGATGCAGTCCGTCGTCTACAACGCGGCCGACGGCACGGTCGTCGACTCCAGCTGGTCCGAGGAGGCCGCCCCCGAGTGGGACCTGGCGACCGACTTCTCCGGCGTCCCTGCCCTGCAGGAGGCCCTCGTCGGCAAGAAGGTCGGCACCCGCATCCTCTTCGCCCAGACGGGCTCTGATGGCGCCACCTACCTGTACGTCTTCGACTCGGTGAGCGTGCGCGACACCCCGACCCGCGCCGAGGGCGAGGTCGTCGCCCCGGCCGACGGTCTGCCGACCGTCACCCTGGCCGAGGACGGCGCGCCGAGCATCTCGATCCCGGACGGCTACACCGCTCCGGCCGAGCTCGTCGCGCAGACGCTCATCAAGGGCACCGGCCCGGTCGTGACCGAGGGCCAGAACGTCCAGGTCCAGTACACGGGCTGGAAGGTCGCCGACGGCGAGCAGTTCGACTCCTCGTGGGAGCGCGGCGCACCGTTCGTCGTGAACGGCCTCGGCTCCGGCCAGGTCATCGCGGGCTGGGACCAGGGCCTCGTCGGCCAGACGGTCGGCAGCCAGGTGCTCCTGGTCATCCCGAAGGACCTCGCGTACGGCGCGAGCGAGGGCAGCGAGCTCAAGGACGACGACCTCGTGTTCGTCGTGGACATCCTCCGCGCGGGCTGA